A portion of the Macaca mulatta isolate MMU2019108-1 chromosome 2, T2T-MMU8v2.0, whole genome shotgun sequence genome contains these proteins:
- the LOC144339243 gene encoding uncharacterized protein LOC144339243, giving the protein MRSGPQRAEGPGDSVSRAERGRGTQSPVAAGGAGPGGAGPGGGGAGGTWVRSRRPAPSHFRVPRRRSPRLLQPRSPERPPAPARRAEARATPHWPLDSSQSAPRRPPSARAKEPPARHRRRDPWRLPLRREVS; this is encoded by the coding sequence ATGCGAAGCGGGCCACAGAGGGCAGAGGGGCCGGGAGACTCAGTGTCCCGCGCAGAAAGAGGCAGAGGGACACAGTCCCCGGTTGCAGCTGGTGGGGCGGGGCCTGGAGGGGCGGGGCCTggagggggcggggccggcgGCACCTGGGTGAGGTcgcgccgccccgccccctcgcacTTCCGTGTGCCGCGGCGCCGGAGCCCGAGGCTGCTGCAGCCCAGATCCCCCGAGCGACCCCCGGCGCCCGCCCGCCGTGCCGAGGCCCGGGCCACACCTCACTGGCCGCTGGACTCGTCCCAGTCAGCGCCGCGCCGACCGCCGTCCGCGCGCGCCAAGGAGCCGCCCGCCCGCCACCGCCGCCGCGACCCTTGGCGCCTGCCCCTGCGCCGGGAGGTGAGTTAG